Proteins from a genomic interval of Clostridium scatologenes:
- a CDS encoding sensor histidine kinase, with protein sequence MKILNKIRTNWSITTKFLVTLIFIIIIEFFVNLLFFRFTIIYTKKNLNTLSPESFTLNFSEYINFKDNKPFLIENAKKQISNNDTWIQIIDENLKEVYSFRKPKEVPSSYKPIDLVHIHKYDIANSSVFMSEKKYNNKSFAYIIGFPFNRVAKYTLTFNPSNTQNFIGGEFIVLMAINIVIAVIASYFIFGKRMGKPLDIIINGIDTLSKGNYEISYSEYGIYKNVFTNLNNLSKTLKENKEKREEIEKMRELWISSISHDIKTPLSSIKGYSEIMKDSDYIFSNDEIVEYSEIIYSKSLYIQTLIEDLNFTYKLKNKVIPLKREKINITLLLQNIIISILNHPCYRNRTINFHFEKENIQAFVDERLFKRALSNLIFNALIHNDENVQVDISIYEKEKICITLRDNGKGIAKKDLDYIFEKYYRGTNTNTSIEGSGLGMAISKQIIDAHGSTIRVKSNLNKGTTICIIV encoded by the coding sequence ATGAAAATTTTAAATAAAATCAGAACCAATTGGTCCATTACAACAAAATTTCTAGTAACACTAATATTTATAATAATAATTGAATTCTTTGTAAACCTTCTTTTTTTTAGATTTACGATCATATATACTAAAAAGAATTTAAATACACTTAGTCCTGAAAGTTTTACATTGAATTTTTCTGAGTACATAAATTTTAAAGATAATAAGCCTTTTTTAATTGAAAATGCAAAAAAACAAATATCAAATAACGATACTTGGATTCAGATAATAGATGAAAATCTTAAAGAAGTATACTCTTTTAGAAAACCAAAAGAAGTTCCTTCTAGCTATAAGCCAATAGATTTAGTTCATATCCATAAGTATGATATAGCAAATAGTTCCGTATTTATGAGTGAAAAAAAGTACAATAATAAAAGTTTTGCTTATATTATAGGTTTTCCTTTTAATCGTGTTGCAAAATACACTTTAACTTTTAATCCTAGTAACACTCAAAACTTTATAGGAGGTGAATTTATAGTTTTAATGGCTATAAATATAGTAATTGCAGTGATTGCCTCCTATTTTATATTTGGCAAAAGAATGGGTAAGCCTCTTGATATTATAATAAATGGTATTGACACACTTTCCAAAGGAAACTATGAAATAAGTTATTCAGAATATGGAATTTATAAAAATGTATTTACCAATTTAAATAATTTAAGTAAAACTCTTAAGGAAAATAAAGAGAAGAGAGAGGAAATAGAAAAAATGCGTGAACTTTGGATTTCTTCTATTTCTCATGATATAAAAACACCCTTATCTTCTATAAAAGGATATTCTGAAATCATGAAAGACTCTGATTATATTTTTTCCAATGATGAAATTGTTGAGTATTCAGAAATAATATACAGCAAGTCTTTATACATTCAAACTCTAATAGAAGATTTAAATTTTACTTACAAACTAAAAAATAAAGTAATTCCTTTAAAAAGAGAAAAAATAAATATTACTCTTTTGCTTCAAAACATAATTATAAGCATTTTAAATCATCCCTGTTATCGAAATAGAACTATAAATTTTCACTTTGAGAAAGAAAATATACAAGCCTTTGTGGATGAAAGACTATTTAAAAGAGCATTAAGTAATTTAATTTTTAATGCCTTAATTCACAATGACGAAAATGTTCAGGTAGATATCTCCATTTATGAGAAAGAAAAAATATGTATTACGCTAAGGGATAATGGTAAAGGAATAGCTAAAAAAGATTTAGATTATATTTTTGAAAAATACTACAGAGGTACAAATACTAATACATCAATTGAAGGCTCTGGCTTAGGCATGGCAATTTCTAAACAAATAATAGATGCTCATGGAAGTACTATACGTGTAAAGAGTAATTTAAATAAAGGTACTACCATATGCATAATTGTGTAA